From Butyricimonas paravirosa, one genomic window encodes:
- a CDS encoding arginine deiminase family protein yields MSKIVEVNVQSEIGKLNGVILHTPGEEVENMTPENAERALYSDILNLSIARKEYKQLSEVLGKITKTYQVKDLLTNILKDDAIKLEVLNRIEKIEPFIAEVTPKGSIKDQLLDEDAENLARLLIEGVEMKRDTLTKFLNKDWYDLRPLHNFFFTRDASMSMYNEVLIGRMANAVRDREAIIMQSIFDFTPGFNTKTLSLNTESDPLRKLTIEGGDVQIARDDILVIGNGMRTSTRAIDALMYNFINRNEDKVQHILVQELPHSPESFIHLDMVFTFLDKDKCMVYEPLIMSPGNYQTVHIKIQHGKLISIRREKTLLHALKKLGMDLEPVYCGGEDETWNMEREQWHSGANFFCVAPGKVLGYARNNYTVEAMNNAGFEIIRANDVISNKVDLSKYEKYMITIEGSELPRGGGGARCMTMPINRDAVEW; encoded by the coding sequence ATGTCTAAGATTGTAGAGGTAAATGTTCAATCCGAAATCGGAAAACTGAATGGAGTAATACTCCATACACCAGGCGAGGAGGTAGAAAACATGACTCCCGAGAACGCTGAGAGGGCGCTCTATAGCGATATTCTAAATTTATCAATCGCACGAAAAGAATACAAGCAACTCAGTGAGGTTTTAGGTAAAATCACGAAAACCTACCAGGTCAAAGACCTCCTGACAAACATTTTAAAAGACGATGCCATCAAACTGGAAGTGTTGAACCGCATCGAAAAGATAGAGCCTTTTATTGCCGAAGTAACTCCCAAAGGATCAATTAAAGATCAATTGTTGGATGAAGATGCAGAAAATTTGGCCCGTTTGCTGATCGAAGGGGTTGAAATGAAACGCGACACGTTGACCAAATTCTTGAATAAAGATTGGTACGACTTGCGCCCGTTACATAATTTCTTCTTCACCCGCGACGCCTCCATGAGTATGTACAACGAAGTACTTATTGGTAGGATGGCTAACGCTGTTCGTGATCGCGAGGCAATCATCATGCAATCTATTTTTGACTTCACGCCCGGATTTAACACCAAAACGTTAAGTTTGAACACGGAATCTGATCCCCTTCGTAAATTAACCATCGAAGGTGGTGACGTACAGATTGCACGGGATGATATATTGGTTATCGGTAACGGTATGCGCACGTCAACCCGCGCTATCGACGCCTTGATGTATAACTTTATCAACCGAAACGAAGACAAGGTACAACATATTCTTGTACAGGAACTACCCCATTCCCCGGAATCCTTCATTCACCTGGATATGGTGTTCACTTTCTTGGATAAGGACAAATGTATGGTTTACGAACCCTTGATCATGAGTCCGGGCAATTACCAGACGGTTCACATCAAGATTCAACACGGGAAACTAATCAGCATCCGCCGGGAAAAGACATTGTTACACGCCTTGAAAAAACTGGGTATGGACTTGGAACCCGTGTATTGCGGTGGAGAAGACGAAACTTGGAACATGGAGAGAGAACAATGGCATAGTGGTGCAAACTTCTTCTGCGTGGCCCCGGGTAAAGTGTTAGGCTACGCACGCAACAATTATACCGTTGAAGCCATGAACAATGCCGGTTTCGAGATTATTCGTGCTAACGACGTGATCAGCAACAAAGTCGATCTGAGCAAATACGAAAAATACATGATTACCATCGAGGGATCAGAACTTCCCCGCGGAGGTGGTGGTGCAAGATGCATGACCATGCCGATCAACCGCGATGCTGTTGAATGGTAA
- a CDS encoding BT1926 family outer membrane beta-barrel protein: MLKRVLTIAIIMTGSVLLANAQTKDDFTPKKGDKSVSLNLGVGSFVGMEAPAPDLSTYNISAPQTSWFDKQLSLNFEFRWMFAKKWALKAMGGFSFKHNPEYQALPGNSTDGKFETGDIPDYNFVTSKDKIKYSIVLGAERFVKTKYDKLFFRYGGEFGFSYGKQEAKADDESYLGKSIGEAFGYRVAGVTGFDYFVSKAFFISIEIRPIAYDYTVYNIRPQVGLKLLSSDTHGFDFLSNPMLKIGFRF; encoded by the coding sequence ATGCTAAAAAGAGTATTGACAATTGCTATCATCATGACAGGATCGGTACTGCTTGCCAACGCACAAACAAAAGATGACTTTACACCAAAGAAAGGGGACAAATCCGTCTCTTTAAATTTAGGTGTAGGCTCGTTTGTCGGTATGGAAGCCCCGGCCCCGGATTTGAGCACCTACAATATCTCCGCCCCACAAACCAGCTGGTTCGATAAACAGTTGTCACTGAATTTCGAATTCAGATGGATGTTTGCGAAAAAATGGGCGCTGAAAGCAATGGGAGGATTTTCATTCAAGCATAATCCCGAGTACCAAGCTTTACCCGGTAACAGCACGGATGGAAAATTCGAAACCGGAGACATTCCAGATTACAATTTCGTAACATCAAAAGATAAAATAAAATATTCTATCGTCCTCGGAGCGGAAAGATTCGTGAAAACCAAATATGACAAACTATTTTTCCGTTATGGAGGTGAATTCGGATTCTCTTACGGGAAACAAGAAGCAAAAGCGGATGACGAATCCTATCTAGGAAAATCTATTGGAGAAGCTTTCGGGTACCGGGTTGCCGGTGTCACCGGATTCGATTATTTCGTTTCCAAAGCATTTTTTATTTCTATCGAAATTCGACCGATTGCCTATGACTACACGGTATATAACATCCGACCACAAGTCGGGTTGAAACTCCTATCATCAGACACTCACGGATTTGATTTTCTATCTAACCCGATGTTGAAAATTGGATTTAGATTCTAA
- a CDS encoding helix-turn-helix domain-containing protein, with protein MKLDIGEIIRQEFEKSGLSASQFARMINKERTLVYHLFKRQSIDTDLLYQICMVLNVDLFSLFSEKLRQENNIIGACHSQKAESVSSKRKIMLEIELDDEEYQKMIQKALNI; from the coding sequence ATGAAATTGGATATAGGAGAGATTATAAGGCAAGAGTTCGAGAAAAGTGGTTTGAGTGCCAGCCAGTTCGCTCGTATGATTAACAAAGAAAGGACGTTGGTATATCATCTTTTCAAGCGTCAATCTATTGATACAGATTTGTTGTATCAGATTTGCATGGTGTTGAATGTGGACTTGTTTAGTCTGTTCTCGGAGAAGTTGAGACAAGAAAATAATATTATTGGGGCATGTCATTCCCAAAAAGCAGAGAGTGTATCGTCCAAACGAAAGATTATGCTGGAGATTGAATTGGATGATGAAGAGTATCAAAAAATGATCCAAAAAGCATTAAACATATAG